From Coffea arabica cultivar ET-39 chromosome 10e, Coffea Arabica ET-39 HiFi, whole genome shotgun sequence, one genomic window encodes:
- the LOC140015180 gene encoding uncharacterized protein — protein sequence MPKNEIKGLKIQVPAFKGKSDPEAYLEWEGRIEMVFDCYDYSEEQKVKVATVEFTDYALVWWDQVRTTRRRMGEPRVRTWRELKALMRKRFVPSYYNRDLHSKLQTLTQGNMSVEDYHKEIEMAMMRANIQEDNEATMARFLRGLNPDLQDALELQHYLDMHDLLELAIKAERGKKLRRGALTHEVGNATTPTYSNRFQGNASTRNAYSTPNKVSDVSRSTSKAPQETPKARSRDIKCFKCQGFGHIQSQCPNQRVMLITHTGEIVSDDDECEDMPELVEDDCLEVEPAGEACSPTRGEVGCLVARRVLTARVKEDEQLQRENLFYTRCKVGDKVCSLIVDGGSCTNVASLLMVESLGLTTTRHPHPYRLQWLSEDGEVRVFKQARIPFSIGTYTDEIVCDVVPMHATHIILGRPWQFDKHEFEDVFPDEVPDGLPPIRGIEHQIDLIPGAPLPNKPAYRMGPEETKELQRQVDGLLGKGWVKESLSPCAVPVILVPKKDGTWRYVVSSQGIKVDKSKIEAIEQWPTPTSVPDVRSFLGLAGFYRRFVKNFSTLAAPLTAVTKKDDKFHWGESQEQAFLALKDTLTHAPVLALPNFNKTFEIDCDASGVGIGAVLMQDKRPCAFFSEKLGGAALNYPTYDKELYALVRALETWQHYLRPREFVIHTDHESLKYLKGQPKLSKRHAKWVSFIDTFSYVIKYKTGKTNVVADALSRRHSLLYFLHDGFLFHVDKLCVPNSSIRDLLIREAHSGGLMGHFGIAKTLAMLQEHFYWPHMRRDVERMVGRCATCHKAKSKTNPHGLYTPLPIPHHPWVDLSMDFVLGLPRSPRGNDSIFVVVDRFSKMAHFIPCHKTDDASHIATLFFKEIVRLHGMPRTIVSDRDVKFLSYFWKTLWSKLGTRLLFSTTSHPQSDGQTEVVNRTLGTLLRALIKKNLKTWEECLPHVEFAYNRVVHSATHYSPFEIVYGFNPLTPLDLVPLPWVWLHLRKERFPKQRQSKLSPRGDGPFRVLQRVNDNAYKLELPGEYNVSATFNVADLSPFLGEEDPDLRANPSQEEGTDVNQGQGPVQVPLGPVTRARAKLFKESLQALVRAVHDQHGAYRDIEGLERVNQATYTLVQAQEDPSGPPYEAAE from the exons ATGCCCAAAAACGAAATCAAggggcttaaaattcaagttcccGCATTCAagggcaaaagtgaccctgaggcttacttggagtgggaaggccgtatcgagatggtcttcgactgctatgACTATAGCGAGGAGCAAAAAGTGAAGGTTGCCACCGtcgagttcaccgactacgcactagtctggtgggaccaagtgaggaccacgaggaggaggatgggagaaccacgtgtccgaacttggcgagaactcaaggcactaatgcgcaagcgatttgttcctagctactacaatcgTGATCTCCACTCTAAGCTTCAAACACTCacgcaaggcaacatgagtgtggaggattaccacaaggagatcgagatggccatgatgagggccaacattcaagaagacaacgAAGCCACAATGGCTAGGTTTCTTAggggtctcaatcctgaccttcaggatgccttggagcttcaacattatttggacatgcacgaccttctagaactcgccaTTAAGGCCGAACGGGGGAAGAAATTAAGACGGGGAGCCC tgacccacgaagttggaaatgCGACAACACCAACCTATTCTAACCGCTTCCAAGGTAATGCTTCTACCCGTAATGCCTATTCTACACCTAACAAGGTTTCTGATGTGTCCAGGTCTACCTCAAAGGCACCGCAAGAGACTCCTAaagctaggagtagggacatcaagtgttttaagtgccaagggtttgggcatattcaatctcaatgtccaaaccaacgggtaaTGCTGATCACTCACACTGGCGAAATCGTGTcggatgatgacgaatgtgaggacatgcccgaactggtcgaagacgactgcctagaagTAGAGCCAGCTGGGGAGGCATGCTCGCCTACACGTGgcgaagtaggttgcttggtagCACGACGAGTGTTAACCGCCCGCGTCAaagaggacgagcagctacaacgcgaaaacctattctacacccgctgtaaggtAGGCGACAAAGTGTGTAGTCTCATcgtcgacggtgggagttgcacgaacgtggccagcTTGCTCATGGTTGAAAGTCTAGGACTcaccactaccaggcatccacacccttaccgcctccaatggctaagtgaggatggtgaagTACGAGTCTTCAAGCAAGCACGCATTCCCTTTTccattggtacttacactgatgaaatcgtgtgcgacgtggtgccaatgcatgctacacatatcattttgggaaggccctggcaattcgacaaacac gaatttgaagatgtttttcctgacgaggtccctgacggtttaccacccattcggggaattgaacaccaaatcgacctcatccctggagcaccattgcccaacaaacctgcttaccgcatgggccctgaggagaccaaggagcttcaaaggcaagttgatggcctcttaggtaagggttgggttaAGGAAAGTCTAAGCCCTTGCGCGGtacctgtgatacttgttcccaagaaggacggtacttggc gctatgtggtaagttcgcagggcatcaaggtagacaaatccaagattgaggccatcgaacaatggccaactcccacatccgttcctgacgtgcgcagctttcttggactGGCGGGTTTTTATCGGCGATTTGTTAAAAACTTTAGCACTCTTGCCGCcccattgaccgccgtgacaaagaaggatgacaagttccattggggggaatcacaagaacaagcgtTTCTCGCCcttaaggacacactcacacatgcacctgtgttagcattaccaaactttaatAAGACATTTGAAATTgactgtgatgcttctggtgtaggtattggagcagtcctcatgcaagacaagaggccgtgtgccttctttagcgagaaaTTGGGAGGAGCTGCActgaactaccccacgtacgacaaggagttgtacgccttagtgagggccttggagacctggcaacactaccttcggcctcgggagttcgtgatccacactgatcacgagtcattgaagtacctcaaaggCCAACCCAAGCTAAGCAAGcgccatgccaaatgggtaagcttcattgacaccttctcctatgtgattaagtacaagactGGCAAGACGAATGTGGTCGCTGATGCTTTGTCACGTAGACACTCCTTACTT tactttttgcatgatggattcctattccatgtagataaactatgtgtgcctaactcttccattcgtgatcttttgattcgcgaggcacatagtggtggtctcatgggccactttggcattgcCAAGACTCTGGCTATgttacaagagcacttttactggccccatatgcgtagggatgttgaacgcatggttggtaggtgtgctacttgtcacaaagCTAAGTCCAAGACAAACCCACATGGCTTATATACCCcgttacctatccctcaccatccctgggttgacttgtctatggacttcgTACTAGGTTTGCCTCGatcaccaaggggtaatgattctatatttgtggtggttgataggttttctaagatggctcattttatcccctgtcacaaaactgatgatgcatctcatattgctactctattcttcaaggaaattgtccgtctgcatggtatgcctaggaccattgttagtgatagggatgtgaaattcctaagttacttttggaagactctgtggtctaaacttggcactCGGTTActattctccaccaccagtcatccacaaagcgatggacaaactgaagttgtcaatcgcacactcggcacactacttcgggcattgattaaaaagaatcttaagacttgggaagagtgtttgcctcatgttgaattcgcctacaatcgagttgttcacagtgctacacactactcaccttttgagattgtttatggctttaacccgctgacccctcttgatttagtacccttacc ttgggtttggttaCACTTACGCAAAGAGAGGTTCCCCAAGCAGCGACAAAGCAAATTATCCCCCAGAGGGGATGGACCTTTTCGTGTACTCCAACGGgttaatgacaacgcatacaaattggagctacctggggagtacaatgttagcgcgaccttcaatgtcgcggacttgagcccgtttcttggtgaggaggatccagatttgagggcaaatccttctcaagaggaggggactgatgtgaaCCAGGGCCAGGGCCCAGtccaagttccattgggcccagtcacacgtgcacgggccaagctcttcaaggaatcactccaagcccttgttcgagctgtccacgatcaacatggagcctatagagatattgaaggcttggagagggtcaatcaagcaacttacactTTGGTCCAAGCCCAAGAAGACCCCAGTGGGCCTCCTTACGAagcggccgagtag